The sequence TTCTTTAAGAAATATAAATTTTTTGCTGTTTTCTTTCTTATCCTTTCAATTATCATAATTTCAGTCATTTACCAAATAATGATACCTAAGAAAGTGCTTAAAGTTTATCAACCAGCAGATGTTTCCTCAGAATTGGTGGATACTACACTTCAATATGTGAAAAAATACCACACCATCGCAGATTTTAGTTTGGTAAACCAAAACGGAAAGACGATTACTCAAGACGATTATAAAGACAAAATTTATGTTGCAGACTTTTTCTTCACAACTTGCCAAACCATTTGCCCAATAATGACGGGACATATGGCTGAAATACAGGAAAAATTAAAGGATGATAATCAAGTTCTATTGTTGTCTCATACCGTTACTCCCGAAATAGATTCCGTTGCCCAACTTAAAAAATACGCTTTGGAAAAAGGTGTAAACGATGCGAAATGGAACTTAGTAACAGGCGATAAAAAAGAAATTTACGATCTCGCCAGAAAATCGTATCTCGCGGCGAAGGA comes from Aequorivita sublithincola DSM 14238 and encodes:
- a CDS encoding SCO family protein, producing MLTFFKKYKFFAVFFLILSIIIISVIYQIMIPKKVLKVYQPADVSSELVDTTLQYVKKYHTIADFSLVNQNGKTITQDDYKDKIYVADFFFTTCQTICPIMTGHMAEIQEKLKDDNQVLLLSHTVTPEIDSVAQLKKYALEKGVNDAKWNLVTGDKKEIYDLARKSYLAAKDVPYSDNDLVHTENFVLVDKKKRIRGFYDGTDPESIDKLLEDIKILEKEN